The Octadecabacter arcticus 238 genome contains a region encoding:
- the thyX gene encoding FAD-dependent thymidylate synthase, with protein MPVTPDQQAEIDELRSQTKPTLRAVSPGMEKHLYVAHDVLDHGFVRVVDYMGDDEAICQAARVSYGKGTKSVQNDEGLIRYLMRHWHSTPFEMCEVKLHVKLPVFVARQWIRHRTANVNEYSARYSILDREFYIPRAEDLAAQSVINNQGRGETLSGDQAEQVLRYLKDDANRAYDHYEDMISEVDADGNAKQGLARELARMNLPANIYTQWYWKVDLHNLFHFLRLRADSHAQYEIRVYADAICEVVKDWVPAAYGAFEDYRLGGANLSGKAVECVRKMVAGEKVTQETSGMSKGEWREFMGVVEG; from the coding sequence ATGCCCGTGACCCCCGACCAACAGGCCGAAATTGACGAACTCCGCAGCCAGACAAAGCCGACATTGCGCGCCGTTTCGCCAGGGATGGAGAAACATTTGTATGTGGCGCATGACGTTCTGGACCATGGGTTCGTGCGCGTTGTCGATTATATGGGTGACGACGAAGCGATTTGTCAGGCGGCGCGCGTCAGCTACGGCAAAGGCACCAAGTCGGTACAAAACGACGAAGGCCTGATCCGCTATTTGATGCGCCACTGGCATTCCACCCCGTTTGAGATGTGCGAAGTCAAACTGCACGTCAAATTGCCCGTCTTCGTGGCCCGCCAATGGATCCGGCACCGCACCGCCAACGTCAACGAATACTCCGCACGGTATTCGATCCTTGATCGCGAATTCTACATTCCACGGGCCGAAGACCTCGCGGCGCAATCGGTCATCAACAACCAAGGCCGCGGCGAAACGTTAAGCGGCGATCAGGCCGAACAGGTCCTGCGCTACCTCAAAGACGACGCCAACCGCGCCTATGACCACTATGAGGACATGATTTCGGAGGTCGACGCAGACGGAAACGCCAAACAGGGCCTCGCACGCGAACTTGCCCGCATGAACCTGCCCGCCAACATCTACACGCAATGGTATTGGAAAGTGGATTTGCACAACCTGTTCCACTTCCTGCGCCTGCGCGCCGATAGCCACGCCCAATACGAAATCCGCGTCTACGCGGACGCGATTTGTGAAGTGGTCAAAGACTGGGTCCCCGCCGCCTACGGCGCGTTTGAGGACTACCGATTGGGCGGCGCAAATTTGAGCGGCAAGGCCGTTGAGTGCGTTCGCAAGATGGTCGCTGGAGAAAAGGTGACGCAAGAGACGTCAGGCATGAGCAAGGGTGAATGGCGTGAGTTTATGGGGGTTGTTGAGGGGTGA
- a CDS encoding DUF1194 domain-containing protein has product MRRATVFRAVFLLTILLASPLSAQSSCRQALALGLDVSGSVDAREYRLQLDGLALALADPEVTAALLGQRGAPIRITVYEWSDPGDERLIVGWTDIASQSDLFAIQSTLRTTQRAAMGPSTGLGAALLAGFALLDQQPDCWTRTLDISSDGKANTGLRPQDVSDSPVGVTVNGLVIGVDDNITGNNRNLQIAELTSYYIAYVIRGPDAFVETALGFDAYAEAMRRKLLRELTILLRLN; this is encoded by the coding sequence ATGAGACGCGCAACAGTCTTTCGCGCGGTGTTTCTTCTGACTATTCTCCTTGCCAGCCCATTATCTGCCCAATCAAGCTGTCGGCAGGCGTTGGCGCTTGGGCTTGATGTGTCTGGGTCCGTTGATGCGCGGGAATATCGGTTGCAACTGGACGGCCTCGCACTGGCTTTGGCTGATCCTGAAGTCACGGCGGCCCTTTTGGGACAGCGCGGCGCACCAATACGCATCACGGTCTATGAGTGGTCTGATCCGGGCGATGAACGCCTGATCGTTGGCTGGACAGACATCGCATCCCAATCTGATCTTTTTGCCATTCAATCAACCCTTCGCACAACACAACGCGCAGCGATGGGTCCAAGCACCGGCCTTGGTGCTGCACTGCTGGCAGGGTTTGCATTGCTCGATCAGCAACCCGATTGCTGGACCCGCACCCTCGATATTTCCAGCGACGGCAAAGCAAACACTGGGCTGCGACCACAAGACGTCTCCGACAGCCCCGTTGGTGTCACGGTTAATGGGCTGGTTATTGGCGTTGATGACAACATCACCGGCAACAATAGAAACCTGCAGATCGCAGAATTGACGTCCTACTACATCGCCTATGTAATTCGCGGACCCGACGCCTTTGTTGAAACGGCGTTGGGGTTTGACGCCTACGCAGAGGCCATGCGCCGTAAACTTCTGCGCGAACTAACTATACTCCTGCGCCTGAATTGA
- a CDS encoding IS630 family transposase has protein sequence MIRPGFLSPTERLELEVCVRSQREDHGVARRANALLLLDDGKSCQVIVEFLYLDDDTVRGWHKTYRENGWDALAVDGWKGGQSRMAADQEAALCDWLDGRFCHSSVEIRAHVSTKFGLRYLHSGCIKLLARLGFEYRKPKALPRVVSAEKQAAFITLYERLMGDLGADEAVYFADAVHPEYQTKPSHGWVKAGSNPAIKTTAGRGRVNIHGALNLETFDTPFVEPTTVDGVSAAQLLAKIEARNPDKRMIHVIWDNAAYHKGPDVSSFLARPDCRIHLIQLPPYCPHLNPLLGRLLRNRLSAMIERLWAVMHQHVTHNRYHPTQKQFANAILKFFRETIQNEWKTFRSQVSDNFRVITHEKFRVLP, from the coding sequence ATGATCCGTCCCGGTTTTCTTTCTCCCACGGAGCGCCTTGAGCTTGAGGTCTGTGTTCGCAGTCAACGCGAAGATCATGGGGTTGCACGGCGTGCAAATGCGCTTCTTTTGCTTGATGATGGGAAGTCCTGTCAGGTAATCGTGGAATTTCTATATTTGGACGACGACACCGTTCGCGGCTGGCACAAAACCTATCGTGAAAACGGCTGGGATGCGCTTGCAGTTGATGGCTGGAAAGGCGGTCAATCTCGTATGGCCGCTGACCAAGAGGCGGCATTATGCGACTGGCTGGACGGCCGCTTCTGCCACTCGTCGGTTGAGATAAGAGCCCACGTTTCAACAAAATTTGGCCTGCGCTACTTGCACTCTGGCTGCATCAAGCTTCTTGCCCGGTTGGGGTTTGAATATCGCAAGCCCAAGGCCCTGCCGCGCGTTGTCTCTGCTGAAAAGCAGGCCGCATTTATCACATTGTACGAACGTCTGATGGGCGATCTGGGCGCAGATGAAGCCGTCTATTTCGCTGATGCTGTACATCCTGAATATCAGACAAAACCCAGCCATGGCTGGGTAAAGGCAGGATCAAACCCGGCGATCAAAACTACAGCAGGGCGTGGCCGCGTAAACATCCATGGCGCGCTGAACCTCGAAACCTTCGACACGCCCTTTGTCGAGCCAACCACCGTGGACGGCGTTAGTGCCGCGCAACTTCTGGCCAAGATTGAGGCTCGCAATCCCGACAAGCGAATGATCCACGTTATCTGGGACAATGCCGCTTATCACAAAGGGCCAGATGTCAGTTCCTTTCTCGCAAGGCCAGACTGCCGCATACATCTTATCCAGTTGCCGCCATATTGCCCGCATCTCAACCCCCTTCTCGGCAGATTGCTGCGCAATCGCCTGTCAGCAATGATCGAGCGATTATGGGCGGTCATGCATCAACATGTGACGCACAATCGATATCACCCGACACAAAAACAGTTCGCGAATGCGATCCTGAAATTCTTTCGCGAAACCATCCAAAATGAGTGGAAAACCTTCCGTAGCCAAGTCTCAGACAATTTCCGCGTCATAACTCATGAAAAATTTCGGGTTTTGCCGTAG
- a CDS encoding IS256-like element ISOan6 family transposase, which translates to MGTTNIVDFARRDEMTDALTELLKTGAQQLIATAVEAELVSYLAQFTGLRTDAGHAAVVRNGHHPARPFQTGIGPVSVRIPKVRSKDGTPVTFRSALVPPYVRRTKTLEAALPWLYLKGISSGEMAPALKVLLGPDAVGLSANTVSRLKRDWANEYEAWKGAELDDEPIVYIWADGVHSGLRGEDDKLCALVIIGVTARGKKRFLAIEDGVRESTQSWREVLLNLKSRGMNAPKLAIGDGAMGFWAAMDEVYPETRHQRCWQHKTMNVLNCLPKLSQPKTKAALHDIWQAETKVDAEKAFDLFIKTYEPKYPKATLCLQKDREELMAFFDFPAQHWQSIRTSNPIESAFATIRHRTKRSKGCLSRDGMLHMMFKLGQCAEQNWRKLRGFDYLAKVITGVTFKDGIETTNPDQITA; encoded by the coding sequence ATGGGAACTACTAACATTGTTGATTTTGCGCGTCGAGACGAGATGACGGACGCGTTGACGGAGTTGCTGAAAACGGGAGCACAACAATTGATCGCGACAGCAGTTGAGGCTGAGCTTGTCAGTTATTTGGCGCAATTTACCGGCTTACGCACCGATGCCGGTCACGCGGCAGTCGTGCGTAATGGACATCATCCGGCCCGCCCGTTTCAAACGGGCATTGGCCCTGTGAGCGTGCGCATTCCAAAGGTTCGGTCCAAGGACGGCACACCGGTGACATTCCGGTCTGCCCTGGTGCCGCCCTATGTGCGCCGCACGAAGACGCTGGAAGCGGCCTTGCCATGGCTTTACCTCAAAGGGATCTCCAGCGGCGAGATGGCTCCCGCCCTCAAGGTTCTTCTGGGCCCAGATGCCGTTGGCTTGTCGGCTAATACGGTTTCGCGTTTAAAACGCGATTGGGCCAATGAATACGAGGCTTGGAAAGGCGCTGAGTTAGATGACGAGCCCATCGTCTATATCTGGGCCGACGGCGTTCACAGCGGCCTTCGGGGCGAGGATGACAAGCTCTGTGCCCTTGTTATTATTGGGGTAACTGCCCGTGGCAAGAAGCGATTTCTGGCAATTGAGGATGGGGTGCGCGAGTCCACGCAGAGCTGGCGCGAGGTTCTGCTTAACCTCAAAAGCCGAGGCATGAATGCGCCCAAACTGGCCATCGGGGACGGTGCCATGGGGTTTTGGGCGGCCATGGACGAAGTCTATCCTGAGACCCGCCATCAACGCTGTTGGCAACACAAAACGATGAACGTGCTCAATTGTTTACCCAAGCTGTCTCAGCCAAAAACCAAGGCCGCGCTGCACGACATCTGGCAGGCCGAGACCAAAGTCGATGCAGAAAAGGCGTTCGATCTGTTCATCAAAACCTACGAACCCAAATACCCCAAGGCCACACTATGCCTGCAAAAAGATCGTGAGGAACTCATGGCATTCTTCGACTTCCCGGCGCAGCATTGGCAAAGCATCCGCACTAGCAATCCAATTGAATCGGCCTTCGCGACGATCCGGCATCGTACCAAGCGTTCAAAGGGCTGCCTGTCACGCGATGGCATGCTGCACATGATGTTCAAACTGGGGCAATGTGCTGAGCAAAATTGGAGGAAGCTACGCGGCTTTGACTACCTCGCAAAAGTCATCACAGGCGTCACGTTCAAAGACGGAATCGAAACCACAAACCCCGACCAGATCACCGCATGA
- a CDS encoding VOC family protein, translating to MSLKFLHTMVRVKDLDASIAFYKMLGMVERRRNESEGGRFTLVFMCPPDQADGYADVELTYNWDGDDGLPSDSRHFGHLAYTCDNIYELCQNLMDNGVTISRPPRDGHMAFVRSPDNVSIELLQAGESLAKAEPWASMENTGHW from the coding sequence ATGTCCCTTAAATTTCTACACACCATGGTACGGGTCAAAGACCTTGATGCGTCTATCGCTTTTTACAAAATGCTCGGCATGGTCGAACGCAGGCGCAACGAGTCCGAAGGCGGGCGGTTCACGCTGGTCTTTATGTGCCCGCCCGATCAGGCCGACGGCTACGCAGATGTCGAATTGACCTACAATTGGGACGGTGATGACGGGCTGCCGTCAGACAGCCGGCATTTTGGGCACCTCGCCTATACCTGCGACAATATTTATGAGCTTTGCCAAAATCTTATGGACAACGGCGTCACCATCAGCCGCCCGCCCCGTGATGGCCATATGGCGTTTGTGCGCAGTCCTGACAACGTGTCGATCGAATTGTTGCAGGCGGGCGAGTCCCTTGCGAAAGCAGAACCTTGGGCCAGCATGGAGAACACCGGTCATTGGTAA
- the tnpA gene encoding IS200/IS605 family transposase — MIYSTGSHTKFYHRFHVVWTTKYRYKVMRGEMRERIREIIIQTCQELGVHIETGVLSTDHVHMFISVPPQIALSKVMMRIKGRSSYKIQREFPELRKRYWGQRFWARGFFSTTSGNVTDAVILQYLELYSRA, encoded by the coding sequence ATGATCTATTCCACAGGAAGCCATACCAAATTTTATCACCGATTTCACGTCGTCTGGACAACAAAATACCGATACAAAGTTATGCGCGGTGAAATGCGTGAGCGTATCCGTGAAATCATTATCCAAACATGCCAAGAACTTGGCGTGCATATTGAGACGGGCGTATTGTCGACCGATCACGTCCACATGTTCATATCGGTCCCGCCTCAGATAGCTTTGTCAAAGGTGATGATGCGGATCAAGGGACGCTCGTCTTATAAGATACAGCGCGAGTTTCCCGAACTGCGCAAACGGTACTGGGGCCAGCGGTTTTGGGCTCGCGGATTTTTCTCAACAACCAGCGGCAATGTCACTGACGCTGTCATACTTCAGTATCTTGAATTATACTCCCGCGCCTGA
- a CDS encoding DUF1194 domain-containing protein, whose protein sequence is MAGIATFWSQSAAACRLALVLAMDVSSSVSAQEDALQRSGLSAALMAPQVQAALFATDDPVALAVFEWSGRYNQLVVQDWILIDSLSTLAGVANRIATTPRSHDDFPTALGYALGYAATMLRRAPVCDFQKIDVSGDGRNNEGFDPSRAYGAFAFDRITVNGLVINVPEDIDTREAQDDLVDYYTREVIRGPSAFVEVADGFEDFARAMEAKLIRELGVLMLGQNNAPHQSDVQMIDQNLADGG, encoded by the coding sequence TTGGCAGGCATCGCGACGTTCTGGTCACAGAGTGCCGCGGCTTGCCGATTGGCGCTTGTTTTGGCGATGGATGTTTCGTCATCGGTCAGCGCGCAAGAAGACGCATTGCAGCGCAGCGGGTTGTCGGCCGCGTTGATGGCGCCGCAGGTTCAAGCCGCCCTTTTCGCCACAGATGATCCGGTGGCTCTGGCGGTCTTTGAATGGTCTGGCCGCTATAACCAGTTGGTTGTGCAAGATTGGATCTTGATCGACAGCCTGTCGACATTGGCTGGCGTTGCAAATCGCATCGCCACTACCCCGCGCAGTCATGACGATTTCCCAACCGCGTTGGGCTACGCATTGGGCTACGCCGCGACGATGCTGCGCCGCGCGCCAGTCTGTGATTTTCAGAAAATTGACGTGTCCGGTGACGGTCGTAATAATGAAGGGTTCGATCCAAGCCGTGCCTACGGTGCGTTCGCGTTTGACCGCATCACAGTCAATGGATTGGTGATCAACGTGCCCGAAGACATCGACACCCGCGAAGCCCAAGACGACTTGGTCGACTATTACACCCGCGAAGTTATACGCGGCCCATCCGCCTTTGTCGAAGTCGCCGATGGATTTGAGGATTTCGCCCGCGCGATGGAGGCCAAACTGATCCGCGAGTTGGGTGTGTTGATGTTGGGGCAAAATAACGCACCGCACCAAAGCGACGTACAAATGATAGATCAAAATTTGGCAGATGGCGGATGA
- a CDS encoding IS630 family transposase: protein MSKQYKTVSLSDEQRIALEALCRRRKVDALVWKRARAFFLLDAGEDAGTVCRILDIGPTVLTEWRLAFAGAGLSFFGLKDYSQRQGHLSVVQEQAVRAHFTAQPARNADEVCAYVLAECDQNYSTSGAAKLMRRLGFAYKKPQLLPAQADEAKQAAFIAKYEALMNGLAADEMVVFSDAVHPEHQSRPAHGWFPKGQKTALKATSGRKRLNIQGALDLETFQVTFVEGEKINAQTTRQMLEKLERNNQTKTAIHVFVDNARYHHAKILQPWLDSPERRVKLHFLPAYAPHLNPIERLWGVMHKWVTHNRHYATFNQFTEAIFDFFRKTLPEKWPEFRDTVTDNFRVISLKEYKVI, encoded by the coding sequence ATGAGCAAGCAATACAAAACAGTCTCCTTATCCGACGAGCAGCGCATAGCACTTGAAGCGCTTTGCCGCCGCCGCAAAGTTGACGCCCTTGTTTGGAAACGGGCGCGCGCGTTTTTTCTTTTGGACGCAGGAGAAGACGCCGGAACGGTTTGCCGGATTTTGGATATTGGCCCGACAGTTTTGACGGAGTGGCGATTAGCCTTTGCCGGTGCGGGACTATCGTTTTTCGGTCTGAAGGACTACAGCCAGCGTCAGGGTCATTTGTCCGTCGTGCAAGAGCAGGCGGTGAGAGCCCATTTCACCGCGCAGCCTGCCCGCAATGCCGATGAGGTCTGTGCCTATGTTCTAGCCGAGTGCGACCAAAACTACAGCACGTCGGGAGCCGCCAAGCTGATGCGCCGCCTGGGGTTCGCGTATAAGAAACCACAATTGCTGCCTGCACAGGCCGATGAAGCCAAGCAGGCTGCGTTTATTGCCAAATATGAGGCCCTGATGAACGGGTTGGCCGCAGATGAGATGGTTGTCTTTTCGGACGCTGTCCACCCCGAACACCAGAGCCGCCCCGCCCATGGTTGGTTCCCCAAGGGACAAAAGACGGCCCTGAAGGCGACATCAGGGCGCAAGCGGCTCAACATTCAGGGCGCGCTTGACCTTGAGACTTTCCAGGTCACCTTTGTGGAAGGCGAGAAGATCAATGCCCAGACAACCCGACAGATGCTGGAAAAGTTGGAACGCAACAACCAAACCAAGACGGCCATCCACGTCTTTGTCGACAATGCCCGCTATCATCATGCCAAGATACTACAGCCATGGCTGGACAGCCCAGAACGTCGGGTGAAGTTGCATTTCTTGCCAGCATATGCACCGCACCTCAACCCGATCGAGCGTCTTTGGGGTGTTATGCACAAATGGGTCACCCACAATCGGCACTATGCAACGTTCAACCAATTCACAGAGGCCATTTTCGACTTCTTCCGCAAGACCCTGCCAGAAAAATGGCCAGAGTTCCGCGACACCGTCACCGACAACTTCCGCGTCATATCGCTCAAGGAATACAAAGTGATTTGA
- a CDS encoding SMODS domain-containing nucleotidyltransferase, with translation MSVSSRFDDFLSELTQTAIQLDNGRNRRKRVIGALNRHYHASSSETLNSTFIGSWAKSTQIRPPRDVDVQWYMPMSLYTESSIIRILAG, from the coding sequence GTGAGTGTATCATCTCGGTTTGACGATTTTTTGAGCGAACTAACTCAGACTGCGATACAGTTGGACAATGGAAGAAATCGCCGCAAGCGTGTCATCGGCGCATTAAACAGGCATTATCATGCCTCCTCATCTGAAACACTGAATTCAACCTTCATCGGTTCGTGGGCGAAAAGCACACAAATTAGACCTCCACGAGACGTCGATGTGCAGTGGTATATGCCGATGTCACTATACACAGAGTCCTCGATCATCCGAATTTTGGCGGGTTGA